Proteins from a single region of Methanoculleus horonobensis:
- a CDS encoding 50S ribosomal protein L11, producing the protein MAETVEVLVPGGKATAGPPLGPALGPLGINVKAVVDEINKKTAEFNGMQVPVTVTVDDKKNFTIEVGIPPTTALVMKEAGITKGSTEPGALVAGDLPLEAAVRIARMKFDGMLSYDLKSAVKEVLGTCVSVGVTVEGKKPREMIQAVNNGEYDSVLVA; encoded by the coding sequence ATGGCAGAAACGGTCGAGGTATTGGTACCCGGTGGCAAGGCAACAGCAGGCCCGCCTCTGGGGCCCGCGCTCGGACCTCTCGGTATCAACGTGAAGGCTGTCGTCGACGAGATTAACAAGAAAACAGCCGAATTCAACGGCATGCAGGTGCCGGTGACGGTTACGGTCGACGATAAGAAGAACTTCACGATTGAGGTGGGCATTCCGCCCACGACGGCGCTCGTCATGAAAGAGGCCGGTATCACGAAGGGTTCGACAGAGCCGGGTGCTTTAGTGGCGGGAGATCTGCCACTGGAGGCCGCTGTCCGTATTGCCCGTATGAAGTTTGATGGCATGCTCTCGTACGATCTGAAGTCCGCGGTCAAAGAGGTCCTCGGAACGTGCGTGAGTGTCGGTGTCACCGTCGAGGGGAAGAAGCCCCGCGAGATGATCCAGGCCGTCAACAACGGGGAGTACGACAGCGTACTCGTCGCATAG
- the hypF gene encoding carbamoyltransferase HypF: MRTSGIIIIRGIVQGVGFRPFVYAKAREFGITGTVKNLGSEVEIHAFGERFEEFLVAVSKGTPLSQIDSVDVQNLRGGQTEGFTILESNSGSLSGFIPTDVAICDDCIADIFAQGGRYEGYWATSCVNCGPRYSIINTIPYDRERTSMAEFPVCPACEGEYTDPSCRRHHAQTIACTTCGPGLALLRADGTAVAGDPIREAAALLDAGSIVAIRGIGGFHIACTEEAAGVLKRRLGRTEQPLAVMATPEEVERLAIVSDEERAILHSRARPIVVLEKRDPTSLPAISDLHTIGCMLPYTGLHHLLFANLAHPLLIMTSANLPGYPMITDLGLALKRLPGQVDYILTHDRRIVNRCDDSVVRDGYIIRLSRGLAPKREAIDLGKGCILGVGPELNANVSIYKGGFCITSPHVGNVRNPQTLAYLQETAERLGGLTGARYDRIVHDLHPQFLSTRYAKEVAEATGAELLAVQHHRAHIAATTREECVGIAIDGVGYGDDATIWGGEVFAGQVPHLDRVAHLEVVPMPGGDLATRFPERMLYGILPTSGVRDLLAARGWSDIELAVLVRQVERGLNVAATSSTGRVLDAAAALLGICRERTYDGEPAMKLETAAHAGKPSAWEIEYRRGDGGCEVLSTRSLLSEAYRRSAAGERAEDLAASLQHNLARGVAAMAVRAAEERGIPRVALSGGVAYNRAIRETIRSEIRAAGLEFIMNRDYPLGDGCISFGQVVYGGSVEK; this comes from the coding sequence ATGCGTACCAGTGGCATAATCATCATCCGGGGCATCGTCCAGGGCGTCGGGTTTCGTCCCTTTGTCTATGCAAAAGCGAGGGAATTCGGGATCACGGGGACGGTCAAAAACCTCGGGAGCGAGGTCGAGATCCATGCGTTCGGCGAGCGCTTCGAGGAGTTTCTGGTGGCTGTTTCTAAAGGAACGCCATTATCTCAGATAGATTCCGTAGATGTCCAGAATCTGCGCGGCGGGCAGACCGAAGGGTTTACCATCCTCGAAAGCAACTCCGGGAGCCTCTCGGGGTTCATCCCGACCGACGTCGCCATCTGCGACGACTGCATCGCCGATATTTTCGCGCAGGGCGGCCGATACGAGGGGTACTGGGCAACGTCCTGCGTCAACTGCGGGCCCCGGTACAGCATCATCAATACCATCCCCTATGACCGGGAGCGTACGTCGATGGCGGAGTTCCCGGTCTGCCCCGCCTGCGAGGGGGAGTACACCGACCCGTCGTGCCGCCGCCACCACGCCCAGACGATCGCCTGTACGACCTGCGGGCCGGGTCTCGCCCTCCTCCGGGCCGACGGAACGGCGGTGGCGGGAGACCCCATCCGGGAAGCGGCGGCCCTCCTCGACGCGGGCTCGATCGTCGCCATCCGCGGGATCGGGGGATTTCATATCGCCTGCACCGAGGAGGCGGCGGGGGTTCTGAAACGCCGCCTCGGCCGGACGGAACAACCCCTCGCAGTGATGGCGACCCCGGAGGAGGTGGAACGGCTCGCGATCGTCTCGGACGAAGAGCGGGCGATCCTCCACTCCCGGGCTCGCCCGATCGTGGTGCTCGAAAAGCGTGATCCCACGTCTCTCCCGGCGATATCAGACCTCCACACCATCGGATGCATGCTCCCCTACACCGGGCTGCACCACCTCCTCTTCGCGAACCTCGCCCACCCGCTCCTCATCATGACGAGCGCGAACCTGCCGGGCTACCCGATGATCACCGATCTCGGTCTCGCTCTCAAGCGGCTTCCGGGGCAGGTGGACTACATCCTCACCCACGACCGCCGGATCGTCAACCGGTGCGACGACTCCGTCGTCCGGGACGGCTACATCATCCGGCTCTCCCGCGGCCTCGCCCCGAAACGGGAGGCGATCGACCTCGGCAAAGGATGCATCCTCGGCGTCGGCCCGGAACTGAACGCGAACGTCTCCATCTACAAGGGCGGTTTCTGCATCACCTCCCCGCATGTCGGAAACGTCAGGAACCCCCAGACCCTCGCCTACCTGCAGGAGACGGCGGAGAGACTCGGCGGCCTCACCGGCGCCAGGTACGACCGGATCGTCCACGACCTCCACCCGCAGTTCCTCTCGACCCGCTACGCGAAGGAGGTTGCCGAAGCGACCGGGGCGGAGCTCCTCGCCGTCCAGCACCACCGGGCGCACATCGCCGCCACGACCCGGGAGGAGTGCGTCGGGATCGCGATCGACGGGGTGGGCTACGGCGACGATGCCACGATCTGGGGCGGGGAGGTATTCGCCGGACAGGTACCCCACCTCGACCGGGTCGCCCACCTCGAGGTCGTCCCGATGCCGGGCGGCGACCTCGCCACCCGGTTCCCGGAACGGATGCTCTACGGCATCCTCCCGACATCGGGGGTGAGAGACCTCCTTGCAGCGCGGGGCTGGAGCGATATCGAACTTGCCGTCCTCGTCCGGCAGGTGGAGCGGGGGCTGAACGTCGCCGCGACATCGAGCACCGGCCGGGTGCTGGACGCCGCCGCGGCCCTCCTCGGGATCTGCCGGGAGCGAACCTACGACGGGGAGCCGGCGATGAAACTCGAGACCGCGGCGCACGCCGGGAAGCCCTCGGCCTGGGAGATTGAATACCGGCGGGGCGACGGCGGCTGCGAGGTTCTCTCGACCCGCTCGCTCCTTTCTGAGGCATACCGGAGGTCAGCCGCAGGGGAGCGGGCCGAGGATCTCGCCGCATCGCTCCAGCACAACCTCGCCCGTGGCGTCGCCGCGATGGCCGTCCGGGCGGCCGAAGAACGAGGGATCCCCCGGGTGGCGCTCTCGGGCGGGGTGGCCTACAACCGTGCGATCCGGGAGACGATCCGGTCAGAGATCCGTGCCGCCGGGCTCGAGTTCATCATGAACAGGGACTACCCGCTCGGCGACGGCTGCATCAGCTTCGGGCAGGTGGTCTACGGCGGGAGCGTGGAGAAGTGA
- the rpl12p gene encoding 50S ribosomal protein P1, whose product MEYIYAALLLHNAGKDVTEENVTAVLNAAGVAVQDARVKALVAALEDVNIEEAISKAAVASVAAAPAAAAAPAAAAPAAEEEAEEEGKKEEEEESGMAGLGALFG is encoded by the coding sequence ATGGAGTATATCTACGCTGCACTGCTCCTGCACAACGCAGGCAAAGATGTAACTGAAGAGAATGTGACTGCTGTCCTGAACGCGGCCGGTGTCGCGGTCCAGGATGCCCGCGTGAAGGCGCTCGTCGCCGCACTCGAGGACGTGAACATCGAGGAGGCCATCAGCAAGGCCGCCGTCGCGTCCGTCGCCGCTGCCCCCGCCGCAGCCGCTGCCCCTGCAGCCGCCGCGCCAGCAGCCGAGGAAGAGGCCGAGGAAGAGGGCAAGAAGGAAGAGGAAGAAGAGAGCGGCATGGCCGGTCTCGGCGCCCTCTTCGGCTAA
- a CDS encoding transcription elongation factor Spt5, protein MVESTNRIYAIKTTAKQERTVADNIDKVIREQKDIHVVAVMVPEELKGYVLVESPDSIARIEQLVEMIPHARAVVHGSTALSEVEHFLVPKKAVSGITEGTIVEIIAGPFKGEKAVVKRVDSGKEEITVELYESMIPIPITVRGDSVRVVERSENIS, encoded by the coding sequence ATGGTTGAGAGTACAAACCGGATATACGCGATAAAGACGACCGCAAAGCAGGAGCGGACGGTCGCCGACAACATCGATAAGGTGATCCGCGAGCAGAAGGACATTCACGTGGTGGCCGTCATGGTTCCCGAGGAACTGAAGGGCTACGTCCTCGTGGAGAGCCCGGACTCCATCGCCCGGATAGAGCAGCTGGTGGAGATGATCCCCCATGCGCGCGCGGTGGTGCACGGCTCGACGGCCCTCTCCGAGGTGGAGCATTTCCTGGTGCCGAAGAAGGCAGTCAGCGGCATCACCGAGGGCACTATCGTCGAGATCATTGCAGGTCCGTTCAAGGGCGAGAAAGCGGTCGTCAAGCGCGTCGATTCCGGAAAGGAAGAGATTACGGTCGAACTCTATGAGAGTATGATTCCGATCCCGATTACGGTCCGTGGCGACTCCGTTCGCGTCGTGGAGCGGTCGGAAAACATTTCCTGA
- a CDS encoding DUF7839 domain-containing protein has protein sequence MTEFTDDPLYVILRSKREATRFQILVEVAEHQPAVRQQEIAAKLGVTPQAVSEYIRELVDEGLVTAHGRGRYEVTKNGIEWVLHHAEALESYARHVNRDIIQQVAVWTAIARDDIRKGDTVGVFMQDGWLYATKEEQSATGLATMDAAPGEDLGVAQLNGIIQHEEGLIHVCKVPRVERGGSRQVSTDLLREAIRDVEMVGAVGLESYVALRKAGIEPDMFFGSREGVVEAAFHGRECAIFIVDEEFTDFLKRLETVGLTYTIHDLIPS, from the coding sequence TTGACCGAATTCACTGACGACCCTCTTTACGTCATCCTGCGCAGCAAACGGGAGGCCACCCGGTTCCAGATTCTCGTAGAGGTCGCTGAACACCAGCCGGCCGTCCGCCAGCAGGAGATCGCCGCGAAACTCGGGGTGACGCCTCAGGCCGTCTCCGAGTACATCCGGGAACTGGTTGACGAAGGGCTGGTCACCGCTCATGGCCGGGGCCGCTACGAGGTGACGAAGAACGGGATCGAGTGGGTTCTGCATCACGCCGAGGCGCTTGAGTCCTACGCCCGCCACGTCAACCGCGATATCATCCAGCAGGTGGCGGTCTGGACGGCCATCGCCCGGGACGATATCCGGAAGGGGGATACGGTCGGTGTCTTCATGCAGGACGGGTGGCTTTATGCAACGAAAGAAGAGCAGAGCGCCACCGGCCTCGCGACCATGGACGCGGCACCGGGAGAAGACCTCGGCGTCGCCCAGTTGAACGGCATCATCCAGCACGAGGAGGGGCTCATTCACGTCTGCAAGGTGCCGCGGGTGGAGCGGGGCGGGTCCCGGCAGGTCAGCACGGATCTTCTCCGCGAGGCGATCCGGGACGTCGAGATGGTGGGCGCCGTCGGCCTCGAATCCTACGTGGCCCTCAGGAAGGCGGGCATCGAGCCGGATATGTTCTTTGGCTCAAGGGAAGGTGTCGTCGAAGCGGCGTTTCACGGTCGGGAGTGCGCAATTTTTATCGTCGATGAGGAGTTTACCGATTTCCTCAAACGTCTGGAGACGGTGGGGCTCACCTACACGATCCACGACCTGATCCCGTCATGA
- a CDS encoding DEAD/DEAH box helicase, translating into MKVIVQPQKGTYKLLFVEGGRVEGSGFVDLTATPKGQRPKNFKMRRRGKQLKPTPTRDLIALLRRSSVLLAARSPEFESFLADLQISWSRINICRFCQLEDRFVPVDRTTGVRYGGEWICMECAKREMRRELGYLGKFGGSVLVHLEKLLVQVRDLDRVLASVGPEHPDRKRTLFDRLEAHEVQETAHITDLPLPPAFAKAAGVEYLMPVQQLAVQNGLLEGQHLLVVAATASGKTFIGEMAGMKNFLEGRGRTLFLVPLVALANQKYQRFRDRYGHLVRVTLQTGVSRLNLPETRSSGDRDVNAPVVVGTYEGIDHALRTGRSLKDIGTVVIDEVQMLEDPERGHRLDGLIARLKHIAPEAQFLYLSATIGAPGLLAEKLQANLVRYADRPVPLERHLIFVERNKKINFIKQMVAEEFKIRSSKGYRGQTIVFTNSRARCHVIADALGKNAAPYHAGLTSQERRDVERRFANGEVAAVVTTAALAAGVDFPASQVVFDALAMGIKWLTVQEFHQMMGRAGRPDFHDLGRVVILAEPGGSYSRASGKTEEEVAVGLLRGEMEEVAPEYDMEQSTEEFVANAVVSNGDEQQVIKMTRAMVGTLEPALPTLLDYGLVKRRAGRIELTDMARVMAEHFIGAERLMEIMDLVRRMDDAAEIVAELECAEETTP; encoded by the coding sequence ATGAAAGTCATTGTCCAGCCCCAGAAAGGCACGTATAAACTGTTGTTCGTCGAAGGCGGCCGTGTCGAAGGTTCGGGTTTCGTCGACCTGACTGCGACCCCGAAGGGTCAGCGGCCGAAGAACTTCAAGATGCGCCGGCGCGGCAAACAGCTCAAGCCCACCCCGACCCGCGATCTCATCGCCCTGTTGCGCCGCTCCTCGGTGCTCCTTGCAGCGAGGAGCCCTGAGTTCGAGTCGTTCCTTGCCGATCTCCAGATCTCATGGTCGCGGATCAATATCTGCCGGTTCTGCCAGCTCGAGGACCGGTTCGTGCCGGTCGACAGGACGACCGGTGTGCGGTACGGCGGCGAGTGGATCTGCATGGAGTGCGCAAAGCGTGAGATGCGCCGGGAGCTTGGTTACCTGGGGAAGTTCGGCGGCTCGGTGCTCGTCCACCTGGAGAAACTTCTCGTTCAGGTTCGCGATCTCGACCGGGTGCTGGCGTCGGTGGGGCCCGAGCACCCCGACCGGAAGCGGACGCTCTTTGACCGGCTCGAGGCACACGAGGTTCAGGAGACCGCCCATATCACCGACCTGCCGTTGCCTCCCGCATTCGCGAAGGCCGCCGGGGTCGAGTACCTGATGCCCGTCCAGCAGCTCGCCGTCCAGAACGGCCTCCTCGAGGGGCAGCACCTCCTGGTCGTCGCGGCCACTGCGAGCGGCAAGACCTTCATCGGGGAGATGGCCGGGATGAAGAACTTCCTCGAAGGCCGGGGGAGGACGCTCTTTCTGGTTCCGCTGGTCGCGCTCGCGAATCAGAAGTATCAGCGGTTCCGCGACCGCTACGGCCATCTCGTCCGGGTCACGCTGCAGACCGGGGTGAGCCGTCTCAACCTCCCCGAGACCCGATCCTCAGGGGACCGGGACGTCAACGCTCCCGTGGTGGTCGGAACCTACGAGGGAATCGACCACGCTCTCCGGACCGGGCGATCCTTGAAGGATATCGGGACCGTCGTCATCGACGAGGTGCAGATGCTCGAAGACCCGGAGCGCGGCCACCGTCTCGACGGACTGATCGCCCGGCTCAAGCACATCGCGCCCGAGGCTCAGTTCCTCTATCTCTCGGCCACGATCGGGGCTCCCGGGCTGCTCGCGGAGAAACTCCAGGCAAACCTTGTCCGCTACGCGGACCGGCCGGTCCCGCTCGAGCGCCATCTCATCTTCGTCGAGAGAAACAAGAAGATCAACTTCATCAAGCAGATGGTCGCCGAGGAGTTCAAGATACGGTCGTCGAAGGGCTACCGCGGCCAGACGATCGTCTTCACGAACTCCCGCGCCCGCTGCCACGTCATCGCCGACGCCCTCGGAAAGAACGCCGCCCCCTACCACGCGGGGCTGACCTCCCAGGAACGCCGCGACGTCGAGCGGCGGTTTGCAAACGGGGAAGTTGCCGCCGTCGTGACCACGGCGGCGCTTGCCGCAGGCGTCGATTTCCCTGCATCGCAGGTGGTCTTCGATGCCCTGGCGATGGGCATCAAGTGGCTCACCGTCCAGGAGTTCCACCAGATGATGGGTCGGGCGGGCCGTCCGGACTTCCACGATCTCGGCCGGGTGGTCATCCTGGCCGAGCCCGGGGGATCCTACTCCCGGGCGTCCGGGAAGACCGAGGAGGAGGTCGCCGTCGGCCTCCTGCGAGGCGAGATGGAGGAGGTCGCGCCCGAGTACGACATGGAGCAGAGCACGGAGGAGTTCGTCGCGAACGCCGTGGTCTCGAACGGCGACGAGCAGCAGGTCATCAAGATGACCCGCGCGATGGTCGGGACGCTGGAGCCGGCCCTCCCCACGCTCCTCGACTACGGTCTGGTCAAGCGGCGGGCAGGGCGTATCGAACTCACCGATATGGCCCGGGTGATGGCCGAGCACTTCATCGGCGCCGAACGGTTGATGGAGATCATGGATCTCGTCCGGCGCATGGACGATGCGGCCGAGATCGTCGCGGAACTCGAGTGTGCCGAGGAGACGACGCCGTAG
- a CDS encoding 50S ribosomal protein L10 translates to MALYTHHLPRWKKDEVEEIKRGIEEHSLVGVVDMYGIPASQVQQIRRNLRGTARVKMARNTLIEHALNELGGSVAALNDHADGQSALIFTNENPFKLFKLLEKTKTKMAAKPGETAPEDIVIPKGPTSFKPGPIVGELQQVGIPAAIEGGKVKIRETKTVVKRGEVINKKVADALVKLGVKPMDVGLILQAAYYRDTIFTPDLLAIDEDAYANNIVLAAQQAFNLSVNAVIPTRLTVAAIIGKAVREARNVGVEASIYEKDIVDLIIGRAQREMLAVALAAQGRGFELDEATLKAASAATAAAPAAAAPAAAEDKPEEEESEEEKKEEDEEGGMAGLGALFG, encoded by the coding sequence ATGGCGCTCTATACGCACCACCTGCCCCGGTGGAAGAAGGATGAAGTAGAAGAGATCAAGCGCGGTATCGAGGAGCACTCGCTCGTCGGCGTCGTGGACATGTATGGCATTCCCGCCTCGCAGGTCCAGCAGATCCGGCGGAACCTCCGCGGCACGGCGAGGGTGAAGATGGCAAGGAACACGCTGATCGAGCACGCCTTAAACGAGCTCGGCGGCAGCGTCGCGGCCTTAAACGACCACGCCGACGGCCAGAGCGCTCTGATCTTCACGAACGAGAATCCTTTCAAGCTCTTCAAGCTGCTCGAGAAGACCAAGACGAAGATGGCGGCGAAGCCCGGCGAGACAGCTCCCGAGGATATCGTCATCCCGAAGGGTCCGACCAGCTTCAAGCCCGGCCCGATCGTGGGCGAGCTCCAGCAGGTGGGCATTCCCGCAGCCATTGAGGGCGGAAAGGTCAAGATTCGCGAGACGAAGACGGTCGTGAAGAGGGGCGAGGTCATCAACAAGAAGGTTGCCGACGCTCTCGTGAAACTCGGCGTCAAGCCGATGGATGTCGGCCTCATCCTGCAGGCCGCATACTACCGGGATACCATCTTCACGCCGGACCTGCTCGCTATCGATGAGGACGCCTACGCGAACAACATCGTGCTCGCGGCCCAGCAGGCGTTCAACCTCTCGGTCAACGCCGTCATCCCGACCAGGCTTACCGTCGCGGCCATCATCGGCAAGGCGGTGCGCGAGGCCCGGAATGTGGGCGTCGAGGCGAGTATCTACGAGAAGGATATCGTCGACCTGATCATCGGGCGGGCACAGCGCGAGATGCTGGCCGTCGCGCTCGCGGCGCAGGGCCGTGGGTTCGAGCTCGATGAGGCGACCCTGAAAGCCGCATCGGCTGCGACCGCTGCGGCACCCGCGGCAGCAGCCCCGGCGGCAGCCGAGGATAAGCCCGAGGAAGAAGAGTCTGAAGAGGAGAAGAAGGAAGAGGATGAAGAGGGCGGCATGGCCGGTCTCGGCGCCCTCTTCGGCTAA
- a CDS encoding ArsR family transcriptional regulator translates to MTGHIKILNDPVELVPLLITFNNVDYKKIYELLNKAWLTEEDLVAYAGPSTVTECLAILKKGNLIEEQWRMPKPGEKPLKEYRATYSKFRASFQCSMGDIGDLLHIAVSNDEGLRTIVDSVEQEIVAGTTSIGDISRKYGVSPTFIKGLAKRIPGLDVKGQGMVLLDRIH, encoded by the coding sequence GTGACGGGACATATTAAAATTCTTAACGATCCAGTAGAACTGGTTCCTCTTCTCATAACGTTCAATAATGTCGATTATAAAAAGATCTACGAGCTCCTGAACAAGGCCTGGCTGACCGAGGAAGATCTGGTGGCGTATGCCGGCCCCTCGACAGTGACCGAGTGCCTTGCTATCCTCAAGAAGGGAAACCTGATCGAAGAACAGTGGCGGATGCCCAAGCCCGGAGAGAAGCCGTTGAAGGAGTACCGCGCGACATACAGCAAGTTCCGGGCCAGTTTCCAGTGTTCCATGGGCGATATCGGAGATCTGCTGCACATCGCCGTCTCGAACGACGAGGGTCTCCGCACGATTGTGGACTCGGTCGAGCAGGAGATCGTGGCCGGAACCACCTCCATCGGCGATATCTCCCGAAAATACGGGGTCAGCCCCACTTTCATCAAGGGACTGGCGAAGAGGATCCCCGGTCTCGACGTGAAAGGGCAGGGAATGGTGCTGCTTGACCGAATTCACTGA
- a CDS encoding protein translocase SEC61 complex subunit gamma → MMDYKETLEEVKSFRIEEELFKKYWRVLKLARTPTRDEFSKIAVVAAAGIMLIGLVGFIIYEIMLVLPK, encoded by the coding sequence ATGATGGATTATAAAGAGACGTTAGAGGAAGTAAAGTCGTTCAGGATCGAGGAGGAACTCTTCAAGAAGTACTGGCGGGTGCTGAAACTGGCACGGACGCCGACTCGCGACGAGTTCTCCAAGATTGCCGTCGTGGCGGCGGCCGGGATCATGCTCATCGGCCTTGTCGGCTTTATCATATACGAGATCATGCTGGTACTGCCCAAATGA
- the ftsZ gene encoding cell division protein FtsZ encodes MKSIVEEALSRAREEQRFAEPTEVDKDLEDLLMELRTEIAVVGCGGGGSNTVTRMADEGINGARLIALNTDAQHLVRTRAETRILIGRQRTRGLGAGSIPQVGEEAALENEDEIKQAVQGCDMVFITTGLGGGTGTGSAPVVAKAAREEGALTIAVVTLPFTVEGAIRGQNAEAGLERLREVADTVIVVPNDRLLEVVPRLPLHAAFKVSDEVLMRAVKGITELITMPGLVNLDFADVRTVMERGGVAMIGMGESDSEDKAADSVKKALRSPLLDVDISGASAALVNVVGGPDMTMSEAEGVIQEVYDRIDPDARIIWGAQVDPDMQGKMRTLLVVTGVRSPQIYGRNEKSMPRMMKQFEIDFLK; translated from the coding sequence GTAGAAGAGGCACTTTCACGGGCGCGAGAGGAGCAGCGCTTTGCTGAGCCCACGGAGGTCGACAAGGATCTTGAAGATCTCCTCATGGAACTCAGGACTGAGATCGCAGTCGTCGGGTGCGGGGGCGGCGGTTCGAACACAGTGACCCGGATGGCGGATGAAGGCATCAACGGGGCACGGCTGATCGCTCTCAACACCGACGCGCAGCATCTTGTCAGAACACGGGCGGAGACCCGGATCCTCATCGGAAGGCAGAGAACCCGCGGTCTTGGCGCGGGCTCTATCCCCCAGGTCGGCGAGGAGGCGGCCCTCGAGAACGAGGACGAGATCAAGCAGGCTGTCCAGGGATGCGACATGGTCTTCATCACCACCGGACTCGGGGGCGGGACCGGTACCGGCTCAGCACCCGTGGTCGCGAAGGCCGCGAGAGAGGAGGGCGCACTGACCATTGCGGTGGTCACCCTGCCGTTCACGGTGGAAGGCGCTATCCGGGGCCAGAATGCGGAGGCCGGTCTCGAGCGGCTCCGTGAGGTGGCGGATACCGTCATCGTCGTCCCGAACGACCGGCTGCTGGAGGTCGTGCCCCGGCTTCCGCTCCACGCGGCGTTCAAGGTCTCGGACGAGGTGCTGATGCGGGCGGTCAAGGGCATCACCGAGCTCATCACGATGCCCGGTCTCGTGAACCTCGACTTTGCCGATGTCCGGACGGTCATGGAGCGGGGAGGCGTCGCGATGATCGGGATGGGTGAGAGCGACAGTGAGGACAAAGCCGCCGACTCGGTCAAGAAGGCGCTGCGCTCCCCGCTGCTCGATGTCGATATCTCCGGGGCGAGCGCGGCTCTCGTCAACGTGGTCGGCGGGCCCGATATGACGATGTCCGAGGCGGAAGGCGTCATCCAGGAGGTCTACGACCGCATCGATCCCGATGCCCGCATCATCTGGGGTGCTCAGGTTGACCCCGACATGCAGGGCAAGATGCGGACGCTGCTCGTGGTCACCGGCGTCCGGTCACCACAAATATATGGGAGAAACGAGAAGAGTATGCCGCGCATGATGAAACAGTTTGAGATCGACTTCCTGAAGTGA
- a CDS encoding 50S ribosomal protein L1, which translates to MVDKTSIQEAVKTALSKAPERKFKESVDITVNLRNIDMSQPKNRIDETILLPNGFDNIKIAVLGKGDITTQAKEVNVDLIIGPEEIERLGGEPREARKMADEYRFFLAETAMMPLVGRYLGVRLGPRGRMPMPVPQGMDIRPIVQRLRSSVKIRTKDKKVFHTKVGSSGMTPEQIAENIDTVIRRVESVLESGAMNIHSVYVKTTMGPAVRVI; encoded by the coding sequence ATGGTTGATAAAACCAGTATACAGGAAGCCGTGAAGACGGCCCTCTCAAAGGCTCCGGAACGGAAGTTCAAGGAGAGCGTGGATATCACCGTCAACCTCAGGAATATCGACATGTCCCAGCCCAAGAATCGTATTGATGAGACGATTCTCCTCCCGAACGGTTTTGATAATATCAAGATCGCAGTTCTCGGGAAGGGCGATATCACCACACAGGCAAAAGAGGTGAATGTGGACCTCATCATCGGACCTGAGGAGATCGAGCGGCTCGGGGGAGAGCCCCGCGAAGCGCGCAAGATGGCGGATGAGTACCGGTTCTTCCTTGCCGAGACGGCAATGATGCCTCTCGTCGGCCGTTATCTCGGTGTCAGGCTCGGTCCGCGTGGACGGATGCCGATGCCGGTTCCGCAGGGAATGGACATCCGGCCGATCGTCCAGCGTCTGAGGAGCTCCGTGAAGATCCGGACGAAGGATAAGAAGGTCTTCCACACGAAGGTCGGTTCCTCCGGAATGACCCCCGAGCAGATAGCCGAGAACATCGATACGGTTATCCGGAGGGTCGAGTCCGTGCTCGAGAGCGGAGCGATGAATATCCACTCAGTCTACGTGAAGACGACCATGGGGCCGGCAGTGAGGGTGATCTGA